Proteins encoded within one genomic window of Choloepus didactylus isolate mChoDid1 chromosome 11 unlocalized genomic scaffold, mChoDid1.pri SUPER_11_unloc3, whole genome shotgun sequence:
- the LOC119524635 gene encoding olfactory receptor 2L8-like, translating to MLGKSECSHMEVQCLTFSIGYRVQNFFFLTLAVAEALLLTSIAYDHHVAICVKLHYLICISQGKCVLMITGSWIMGSINACAHTAYELHIPYCQSRDINPLKCDVPAMLTLACMGTWVSDCTVFVSTALFLVFPFSGITCSYGQVLLAVHCMQSMEGRKRAQLTCSIHLTVVTFYHEPFAYTYLSTRCLQSPTEDKVLAVFYVILTLMLNPIICSLRNKKVVGALRRVTQRMCYLKG from the exons ATGTTGGGGAAGAGTGAATGTAGTCATATGGAAG TACAATGTTTGACCTTCTCCATTGGGTATCGGgttcagaatttcttcttcttgactTTAGCAGTTGCAGAAGCTCTGCTCCTGACATCTATAGCCTATGACCATCATGTGGCTATTTGTGTTAAACTCCACTATCTCATTTGTATAAGCCAAGGAAAGTGTGTGCTGATGATCACAGGATCTTGGATAATGGGCTCTATCAATGCCTGTGCCCACACTGCATATGAACTCCACATCCCTTATTGCCAGTCCAGGGACATAAATCCTTTGAAGTGTGATGTCCCAGCCATGCTGACTCTGGCATGCATGGGCACCTGGGTCTCTGATTGCACAGTGTTTGTGAGCACTGCCCTCTTCCTTGTGTTTCCTTTCAGTGGTATCACATGTTCCTATGGCCAGGTTCTCCTTGCTGTTCACTGCATGCAGTCAATGGAAGGGAGGAAAAGGGCCCAATTGACATGTAGTATCCACCTCACTGTTGTGACTTTCTACCATGAACCATTTGCTTACACCTATCTAAGCACTAGATGCCTCCAATCTCCAACAGAGGACAAGGTTCTGGCTGTCTTCTATGTCATCCTCACCCTCATGCTCAACCCTATCATCTGCAGCCTGAGAAACAAGAAGGTGGTAGGGGCCCTGAGAAGAGTGACTCAGAGAATGTGTTATCTTAAGGGGTAG